The Maylandia zebra isolate NMK-2024a linkage group LG14, Mzebra_GT3a, whole genome shotgun sequence genome includes the window GTTTTACTTCTGCCGAGCTCATCGTCGGGTATCCAGCAGCCTGACGGTCTACCTGAGGAACCTGACGGCCGCTGACTTCCTGCTCTGTCTCAGCCTACCCATCCGCATCACCAACTACGCCAGCGCGTCCGTCACCATCCATGTGCTCTACTGCAGCATCGGGGCTTCTGCACTCTTCCTCAACATGTACGCCAGCATCCTCTTCATGGGGTACATCGCTGCCAACAGGTAGTAAACCTTTAGTGACATCAGACTGTGGTCTCGGCGGTTCTGTCACCAGATTAATGGCCGTAAACACCAATGCACGTCTTCTGCATCTTACAACAAGCATCACTGTGACCGCTTATTGAAATTCTTTATTGCATATCTTCAGGTATCTGAGAATTGTTCATCCTTCAGGAACTCACGTCCTACAGACGGTACGAGCCGCCCACATCATCTCCGGGGTCACCTGGGTATTCCTCCTGATCCCTGCGATCGTTTACATCATCCTCTTTGTCATCGCCCAGAATCTGACCTCTAACTCCACCCACTGTGATTTCCAGGTCAGCCTGCTGGATACAATAGTCCACGTCAGTGCAATCATCATCTTTATGTTGGTCCTCGTATCCCTGGTCTTCTTCTACCACAGCACCTCCCGCAGGGTGTTGCAGGCACAGCAGAGGCAGCTGGCCTCCTCGGGCTCCAGAAAGTTAGTGAAGTCTCGCAGGAACATTTTAGTGCTGGTCAGCATCTTCTGTGTTTGCTTCGTCCCGTATCACCTGGTTCGGCTCCTCTATACTTTTCAGTGGAACTGCTCTGTGGAGCAGGTGCTATACAACCTGAAGGAAGCGACGACAATAGTGTCAGTTCTCAACATCTGTCTGGATCCGCTCGTTTACTTTTTCCTTTCTAAGGCTTTTCGGGCCCAGGTGAGGCGGAGCACGCTGTCCAGAAGGAAACGGCCTGACATCCGACAAATGAACAAGGAAAGCGAGAGCAGCGAGGAGGCAGCTGAGCAGCAGCAACGAGCCTAACAGTGAACTGTGAAGAAACAGCCTGTTATAACACTCAGATTTGCTCTTTGTTTTTAACCTCAAACACTCGACGTGGTGCCAGCGACCAGTGTCTGAAAGACTGATTCAAACTTTCAAAAGAACCAAGaggatgttttattttaaaggatACATGAAAGGAGATTATGTCCTTattgcttttgctttttataATATAATACCTGCAGGTTTTCTAAATGGtagtttatagttttatttcattttgttttgcttttagaaaacatttaaagttcaTAAGGTCACGTGTGGACCGAACCCTCCCTCCAGTAATCCTGAGCTGCTGCTTCTTCGTTCACTTTGTGTTCACACAGCAGCACTGTACATATTAAACCCTCTGTTTGCACACAGCTCTGTGTGCGCTGCGTCTTTTGTCTTAGTTGTGGCACGTCTGTGCTGAGACTGTGAGAACAAACAGGAAATAGGTCAGAGTGGAAGTGtggccactgtgtgtgtgtgtgtgtgtgtgtgtgtgtgtgtgtgtgtgtgtgtgtgtgtgtgtgtgtgtgtgtgtgtgtgtgtgtgtgtgtgtgtgtgtgtgtgtgtgtgtgtgaggagtgATTGGATTCGTTCCAGTTTTGAAGCATTTAAAGGCCCTCGTGTCAGAGATTTTCACTGATCGATGAATTCCACAAACTCCCAGCATGCAGTGCAGCGCTGTAGTGGCTGATAGTGACAGGAGGGACAGCTATGAAACCAGAACATTCAAATTAAGTCTCAGATCAAATCAGTTCTGTTCAGCTCGAGTTAACCAGCTGACTGACGACAGGTAATGTAGCCCTGTTTAAAACCCTGAGGAACAACGTGCAGGTCAATCAGATCCAGTTTGGGGTCCACATTCATAGATCAGGCTAAAGTTTCCCTTCAGCAGGGAGGATGAAATGTTGCCGAGACAGTTTTCAGTGAGTGATTTTGCATCAAAAAGAGATGGTGTGAGATTACGTTAGTCCCAGTGAGAGGCTTTTAAAACCAAGTGTAAGAGTGCCATCTATTTACCACAAACTCACGCAACTCCTCTGAGTTTTCTGTGGTTGCTTTTTGTTGCCTCTAGCtgtgaaaacaaacaggaaataagTCGGTGTGGccagagagagtgtgtgttcGTGCGTGCAGCGTTCTCATCCTAGCATCTTTCACGCTGCTGGATTTTCTTCTTAGTAAAAACGAATTTTTTAAGGACTCAGTGACCTCGAAGCAGCAGGCTCAGCACCACAGCTGCCTGCAGCCTTCACACAGATGGAAAGTTGTGATCACGATGACTGTTGACGGCTCAGAATGTGGGAGTCCTGCTGCGGTGCGCACGTGTGAACAGCCTCACGCTCCAACAGGCTAACCGGGGAAGTTTATCCTCTGTTAGAATACGAAGATGGAGTCAGCCAAGTTTCCTCCTTCTCtactttaaatggtaaatggcctgcatttgtatagcgcttttctagtccataggaccccaaagcgctttacactacattcagtcattcacccattcacactttACCGGTCTGGGATCCAGTGAGCACGCTCAGGAAGCTCTCTGAAGAATGGCCTCAGGACTATGTACAACTATAAGACTCGACATACCTTTTAATGTAATTTCCTACAATGAGACCAAACCCTTTAGCAGGAAATGAGTAATGTACATCAACATAAAAGGCAGCACAGTAAAGGGGAGCAGGTACCGCCCACTCTTACCAGAAAGAAAACACTTGCTTTGTCAAAGCAAAAATACAGAATGTCACAGCAGACCAACAGCTCTCAGGTTTTCCAGTTTTTCTCCCAAAAACCTCATTAACCAAAAGTCACTCCGGGACCGTGTGTAAAGCTCCATGAATTGAGGTCGCCCTAAATGGTGACTCGCACACAGCATGCAGCAGTGGCTGCAGGAGCCACACATGCACTCCCACAAATGTTGCTCAGGAGTGGGAGaaacagaggggagagagacagcaGCTTCAATAGAGCCCAGACGGTGAGTGGATGTGGATGGGTAGCCGCAACATGGGGaacattattcttattattaatgaacttatttatttattgaactAGATTCTAATTATTGGTTGCTGGGAAAGTTTTGATGTTTTACAGGTCAaaacgatcgtggctcaagagttggcagctcaTCTTgtgatcggaaggttgccggttcgagccccggttgggacagtctcggtcgttgtgtccttgggcaagatgcttCACCTActgccgatggtgcgatatggcagcctggcttctgtcagtctgccccagggcagctgtggctacacctgtggctgcctccaccagtgtgggagtgaatgaatagtggaattgtaaagtgctttcagGGTCTCAAAAAGCCATTATTAAAATGTTCatccatttattttacattttcaataCAGAAGAAAATATTTCTGCATGAAATGCTGTCAACACACTGTACAAGTCAAAGTTTAGTGAAGAAAGCGCCACCTCTTGGTGACACGCTGTAATTGCATTATTAGACACTCagtgccactttattaggtacaatTTGCCAGCACCCAGTTTGaccttcttttcctcctgttcATGGCACCAATTTAAGAAGTTCCTGCAAACACTTTAGTCGTGATGCcgtcacagttgctgcacaCATGTCGGCTGTATTCATGACTCTCCCATTCCAGCACATCCCAGAGGGGCTCTGCTGGATTGAAATCTGGTGACTATGGAGGTCACTGTAGTACAGAGAAGTCATGATCAGCCCTGCGAcaaactggcgacctgtccaggttcAGCCTGCCTCTCACAGCTGGAATAGGCTTATAACCAGTaggtgggaaaatcccagcaggtcagcagtttctgaaagacTCCTTCAAGTTATTTAAATCACCGTTCTTCTCCATCCTGCtcagtttaaacttcagcaggtcgtcaTCATGTCTGCTGCCACGATGCAGCCGAACAGGCACACCGCACGGATGGATGAGTTTTCCTTTCTGCTGGAAGGTGGAAATAAATCAATGTTGCGATCCTGCACACGCTCAGATCAGAAACAGAGGAAGACACCGGCTGTTGAGGCCTGGAGCTCCTGATCTACATGACTGTTGAAGTCGAACACTACAAAGATGGTGTCTGGTCTGAAACAGGCAGAATTCAGATACAACTCTGAGGGGCAGACGGATGATGGACACCAGGATCAGATACTCTGCTTTAAGTACGTGAACATGAATGAAGAGATGGTAAAAAAGCAGTGTTGCtgttaaaggaaaaaataagtGACAGGTGCAGGAAGCAGACACTGATTCAGGCCCCGCCTCCAACACTTCTGTGTTATTAACAGGTGTGATCACATCTGGAACTCATACAAACTGGTTTTAATCTGGTTCTGGTTCCTGCTGGTCCACATCACTGTgctgtttgtcaaagctgggactTGGAGCTGCATTTCCTGATGTTTCTGTGGCTTTAAAGGCTTCAGTCAGCTGCTCCCTGATATCAGCAGGTGCTTCTCTACTGGAACTGAATCTATAAACACAACTTTACTCCTCACAGTACCCCTATATGGAACAACAGGTATATGCGTTTGTGTAGGAAATCTGTGTACGTGGATGAATGGAGATCTAAAGGGATTTGGGCTGTAGCTCATTTTATGAGTGAGAATGAGGTCTTATTAAAACATGAGACGTTTTGTGAGAAATTTGATGTACTGCTAAGAGATATAAATCCCTGATGAAAGCCATCCCAGTCTCTTTGAGATCAATGATAAAATTTCTCCTGGACTGAGGCAGCTCTGCATAGCTGTCGTTGAATTTggtgacaaacaaacaaagtgatCAGGAATATTTTGATAAATGAAATTTGCCCTAATCCGGTTAAAAGAAATTATATAAAGAATTTGAGACCGTGGAGGTTAAGGCGATAAGAAAAAAGTATATCtcacttcctctttcccctAAAGTAAAAGAGGTTCACTTTAAAGTCATTACTGAGGTTTATCCAACCAATGAATTCTTAAGACGGAAACTTCACTTAGATGTGAACGCCTGCACATTTTGTGAAGATGATATTGAAGGTCTGGATCACTTCTCTACTGTGAATCAGTGCACTCCTGGACTGACATGTGGAGCTGGCTACAGCTCAGGAGAATCCAGTTATCACATTTGACGGTGACTTGCTGAGAATGCAGATTTTGACCTGTTGATTAGGACGTTTTGTTCATGGGAAAATTTTTATTCACAACTGCAGATACTTTGAAGCTAAACCATGTATAAACATGTTTAAACTCTGGGCTAAATCGCTGAATAACAAGACAGCTCATAAACGTGTTGTTTTATTTAACGAGTTTAATCTATGTTAAAAAAGAAACCTCCCTATTTTATAATCATGACTGCCCTTTTTCGTTCATGCTATTTTTTGCCTTTGGTTCAAATCCTTCAATGACTGGTCTTTGGCTTTGTGTTCattgtgttattttttattttttgggtgtttttgtttgtttgtttgtttgttttcctttcttgcTGTAACGCTCAACCGAGGATATTACATATTCACAAAGCCATCTTCCTCCCAAGAACAAACTGGGATTGTTAGTCAGAGTGTGAGGTCATCGTTGTGTGATTTAAAAATCACAGCTGAGAGGACTGTGGCTGTTTCCATGCTGAGCAGGACGGCGTGAGCGTTATCACGTTCACGCTGTCAGCTTCTTCTCATCAGCTGTGCTGCGTGTGGAAAGTGAGGATATCACTGTTCACGTGTTGACATTAAAGCTGACTTTCTctcaagcaaaaaaagaaggaaaagtaaaatgtaattaatgagttaaggttttatttaataaaaaccgAGCTGAGGATGGACCCAGCCTCGCTGGCAGGAGTCACGTCTGAGTGTGGACGTGAAAACTGAGCTCAGCTTTCAAAACATGAGTTCACATTGGAGTCATTCAGTGAAATTATTACTTAAAAAACacatgttgtattttatttgatgATGTGAATGATATATTTGTGACAACATGtaaatagaaagaaagaaagaggtaaATATCCAAATCAGTGTGAGCTCGCTGTGATCAGCCTTTAAGAGACGGGAAGTTTAGAGCTTCTGGTCTCAgagtcaaacagctgcagattcTTCCTCCTGTTTAATCAGCAGCACTCAGGCTGCTTCCTGACTCCCAGTGACACCGTCTGTTTGTGGGAGGCGCAAACACAGCAGGTGGAGACTGACCTGAGTGCAGTGCAGCGGTGTcaccagcagagggcagtgAGCGCAGAGTCCCCTCAGTATCTGTCCCAAATAAATCTGACACAGGGGGATGAatcaaatcacccctgacacacacacacacacacacacacacacacacacacacacacacacacacacacacacacacacacacacacacacacacgcagacaccagggctggactgggacaaaaaac containing:
- the LOC101479662 gene encoding P2Y purinoceptor 14-like; translation: MSGVTSFNNSSSFSNETESCNPVTTVSHLFFTPILSLVFLVGLLLNSFTMKFYFCRAHRRVSSSLTVYLRNLTAADFLLCLSLPIRITNYASASVTIHVLYCSIGASALFLNMYASILFMGYIAANRYLRIVHPSGTHVLQTVRAAHIISGVTWVFLLIPAIVYIILFVIAQNLTSNSTHCDFQVSLLDTIVHVSAIIIFMLVLVSLVFFYHSTSRRVLQAQQRQLASSGSRKLVKSRRNILVLVSIFCVCFVPYHLVRLLYTFQWNCSVEQVLYNLKEATTIVSVLNICLDPLVYFFLSKAFRAQVRRSTLSRRKRPDIRQMNKESESSEEAAEQQQRA